The DNA region GTTCGCTCGACTGATTCGTGCGCTTGCTGGGCGATACCGCGCACGAAGAAAGACAGCCATGCCTCCCAGTCACCGCGCGTTCGAACGGCGTTCATCCGCTCGACGTACGTCGCCTTATTCCGATTGAAGTATTCACTCAGGTAGAGGTTTGGACGCTTTAGATATCCCTGGTCGTAGAGTTGGAGCGTGATGAGGAGGCGGCCGAGGCGGCCGTTCCCATCGTCATACGGGTGAATTGTCTCGAACTGATAGTG from Salifodinibacter halophilus includes:
- a CDS encoding Fic family protein, translated to HYQFETIHPYDDGNGRLGRLLITLQLYDQGYLKRPNLYLSEYFNRNKATYVERMNAVRTRGDWEAWLSFFVRGIAQQAHESVERT